A section of the Rhizobium sp. Pop5 genome encodes:
- the yajC gene encoding preprotein translocase subunit YajC: protein MFITPAFAQSATDTATGFGGSGFEMIILFVPLMVVWYFLLIRPQRAQAKKREETLKAIRRGDQVVTGGGLVGKVTKVVDDKEVEVEIAEGVRVRIVRSGISEVRVKGEPVKADAA, encoded by the coding sequence ATGTTCATCACCCCGGCATTCGCCCAGAGTGCGACCGATACCGCGACCGGATTCGGCGGCTCCGGCTTCGAAATGATCATCCTGTTCGTGCCGCTGATGGTCGTCTGGTACTTCCTGCTGATCCGTCCGCAGCGTGCGCAGGCCAAGAAGCGCGAGGAAACCCTGAAGGCGATCCGCCGCGGCGATCAGGTCGTAACCGGCGGCGGTCTCGTCGGAAAGGTTACCAAGGTCGTCGACGACAAGGAAGTCGAAGTCGAGATCGCTGAAGGCGTTCGTGTGCGCATCGTCCGCAGCGGCATTTCGGAGGTTCGTGTCAAGGGTGAACCGGTCAAGGCCGACGCTGCATAA
- a CDS encoding Mth938-like domain-containing protein, with product MAKGIEIRAAHFPGRAPIDTYGNGGFRFADMSHRGSILCLPSGIYGWDMDMSKPLSVENFRRVLDEADNIEVLLVGTGTELRRLPEELKQALKARGISSDPMSTGAAIRTFNIMLSEQRAVAAALIAV from the coding sequence ATGGCAAAAGGCATAGAAATTCGCGCGGCGCATTTTCCCGGCCGCGCTCCGATCGATACCTATGGCAATGGCGGCTTCCGTTTTGCCGACATGTCGCATCGCGGCTCGATCCTTTGCTTGCCCTCCGGCATTTACGGCTGGGACATGGATATGTCGAAGCCGCTGTCGGTCGAAAATTTCCGCCGGGTGCTGGATGAAGCTGATAATATCGAGGTTCTGCTCGTCGGCACCGGCACCGAGCTTCGCCGTTTGCCAGAGGAGTTGAAGCAGGCGCTGAAGGCGCGAGGCATCTCCTCCGATCCGATGAGCACGGGGGCTGCTATTCGCACCTTCAACATCATGCTCTCGGAGCAGCGCGCCGTCGCCGCGGCATTGATTGCGGTCTGA
- the trmFO gene encoding methylenetetrahydrofolate--tRNA-(uracil(54)-C(5))-methyltransferase (FADH(2)-oxidizing) TrmFO → MNTTSSYSPIHVVGGGLAGSEAAWQIASSGVPVILHEMRGVRGTDAHKTDGLAELVCSNSFRSDDATSNAVGVIHAEMRMAGSLIMAAADRHQVPAGGALAVDRDGFSEAVTKAIQDHPLITVVREEITGLPPSDWDLAIVATGPLTAPSLAAAIQAETGEDLLAFFDAIAPIVYRESIDMDICWYQSRYDKVGPGGTGKDYINCPMDEAQYNAFVDALISGDTVGFKEWEGTPYFDGCLPIEVMAERGRETLRHGPMKPMGLTNAHSPTVKAYAVVQLRQDNALGTLYNMVGFQTKLKYGAQAEIFRLIPGLENAEFARLGGLHRNTYINSPTLLDASLTLKSRPGLRFAGQITGCEGYVESASVGLLAGRFAAAERKGEAISLPPATTALGSLLGHITGGHLVTDEEPGKRSFQPMNINFGLFPELEPGSIVKPEGVKRFRGKDKTIMKRQLIARRALADCAAWLGQTAPVAESA, encoded by the coding sequence ATGAACACGACCTCTTCCTATTCTCCTATCCACGTTGTCGGCGGCGGGCTTGCCGGTTCGGAAGCCGCCTGGCAGATCGCCAGTTCCGGCGTTCCCGTCATCCTGCATGAAATGCGCGGCGTGCGCGGCACGGATGCGCACAAGACCGACGGCCTTGCCGAACTGGTCTGCTCCAATTCCTTCCGCTCCGACGACGCCACCAGCAATGCGGTCGGCGTGATCCACGCCGAGATGCGCATGGCTGGCTCATTGATCATGGCGGCGGCCGATCGCCACCAGGTGCCCGCGGGCGGCGCGCTCGCGGTCGATCGCGACGGCTTCTCGGAGGCCGTCACCAAAGCAATCCAGGATCACCCGCTCATCACCGTCGTCCGCGAGGAGATCACCGGCCTGCCGCCAAGCGACTGGGATCTTGCCATCGTCGCCACCGGACCGCTGACGGCGCCGTCGCTCGCAGCTGCGATCCAGGCGGAGACCGGCGAGGATCTGCTCGCCTTCTTCGATGCCATCGCGCCGATCGTCTACCGCGAGAGCATCGACATGGATATCTGCTGGTATCAGTCGCGTTACGACAAGGTCGGTCCCGGCGGCACCGGCAAGGACTACATCAACTGCCCAATGGACGAAGCGCAATACAATGCCTTCGTCGACGCGCTGATATCAGGCGATACGGTCGGCTTCAAGGAATGGGAAGGCACACCCTATTTCGACGGCTGCCTGCCGATCGAGGTGATGGCCGAACGCGGGCGCGAGACGCTGCGCCATGGGCCGATGAAGCCGATGGGCCTGACGAACGCGCATAGCCCGACGGTGAAGGCCTATGCCGTCGTGCAGCTGCGGCAGGACAATGCGCTCGGCACGCTCTACAACATGGTCGGTTTCCAGACGAAGCTGAAATATGGCGCGCAGGCGGAGATCTTCCGGCTGATCCCAGGTCTGGAAAATGCGGAATTTGCCCGTCTCGGCGGGCTGCACCGCAATACCTATATCAATTCCCCCACCCTGCTCGATGCGTCGCTGACGCTGAAATCGCGGCCTGGCCTGCGTTTCGCCGGTCAGATCACCGGCTGCGAGGGTTATGTCGAAAGCGCCAGCGTCGGGCTGCTGGCCGGGCGTTTCGCCGCCGCCGAACGCAAGGGCGAGGCGATCTCGCTGCCGCCGGCGACGACGGCGCTCGGTTCGCTGCTCGGCCATATCACCGGCGGGCACCTCGTCACCGACGAAGAGCCGGGCAAACGGTCGTTCCAACCGATGAACATCAATTTCGGGCTGTTTCCGGAGCTTGAGCCCGGCTCGATCGTCAAGCCCGAGGGTGTCAAGCGCTTCCGCGGCAAGGACAAGACGATCATGAAGCGGCAGTTGATCGCGCGCCGCGCGCTTGCCGACTGCGCCGCCTGGCTCGGCCAGACTGCGCCGGTTGCCGAAAGCGCCTGA
- a CDS encoding ATP-binding protein, which translates to MTEEINTALLAELKRLADAVERLAGPAPVVNDWDLADCFVWAPLRQHLQPVKKPNRVALKLIRGVDHVRDILHENTVRFAEGYPANNVLLWGARGMGKSSLVKAVHEDVRRESGAALKLVEVHREDIASLPILLDLLKDTPYRVIAFCDDLSFDHDDTAYKSLKAALDGGVEGRPDNVLFYATSNRRHLLPRHMMENEQSTAINPSEAVEEKVSLSDRFGLWLGFHKCSQEDYLGMIDGYAEHFKLGLERDKMHAEALEWATTRGARSGRVAWQYIQDLAGRMRVHIDRA; encoded by the coding sequence ATGACCGAGGAAATCAACACCGCCCTTCTTGCCGAACTGAAACGGCTCGCTGACGCCGTCGAGCGTCTTGCCGGACCAGCGCCTGTCGTAAACGACTGGGACCTCGCCGACTGCTTCGTCTGGGCGCCTTTGCGCCAGCACCTGCAGCCTGTGAAGAAGCCGAACCGGGTGGCGCTGAAGCTCATCCGCGGCGTCGATCACGTGCGCGACATCCTGCATGAGAATACCGTGCGTTTTGCTGAAGGTTATCCCGCCAACAACGTGTTGCTTTGGGGCGCACGCGGCATGGGCAAATCCTCGCTTGTTAAGGCCGTGCACGAAGACGTCAGGCGCGAAAGCGGCGCCGCGTTGAAATTGGTCGAGGTCCATCGCGAGGATATCGCGAGCCTGCCCATTCTGCTCGACCTCCTGAAGGACACGCCTTACCGCGTGATCGCCTTCTGCGACGACCTCTCCTTCGATCACGACGACACCGCCTACAAGTCGTTGAAGGCGGCCCTCGACGGCGGCGTCGAGGGCCGGCCGGACAATGTGCTCTTCTACGCCACATCGAACCGGCGGCATCTGCTGCCGCGCCACATGATGGAAAACGAGCAATCGACGGCGATCAATCCGTCGGAGGCCGTCGAAGAGAAGGTTTCGCTTTCCGACCGTTTTGGCCTCTGGCTCGGCTTCCACAAATGCAGCCAGGAGGACTATCTCGGCATGATCGACGGCTATGCCGAGCACTTCAAGCTCGGGCTCGAACGCGACAAGATGCATGCCGAGGCGCTGGAATGGGCAACGACACGCGGCGCGCGCTCCGGCCGCGTCGCCTGGCAGTATATCCAGGATCTGGCCGGACGCATGCGCGTTCACATCGACAGGGCCTGA
- a CDS encoding DUF1127 domain-containing protein produces the protein MNPIRIAKSWLSYRRTLNELGSLSNQTLSDIGVSRYDIRNIASRSFR, from the coding sequence ATGAACCCGATCCGCATTGCAAAAAGCTGGCTCAGCTACCGCCGTACGCTCAACGAACTCGGCAGCCTGTCCAACCAGACCCTGTCCGACATCGGCGTCAGCCGTTACGACATCCGCAATATCGCATCCCGCTCGTTCCGCTAA
- a CDS encoding phytoene/squalene synthase family protein, which produces MTEANIATNQDICLAMLRDNDRDRYLACLLSPEDKRGALAALYAFNAELARIRDLVHEPLPGEVRMQYWRDLLEGSAHGSTAANPVASALLTAIETHRLPRKTLVDMIEARTFDLYDDPMETRLSLEGYAGETASALIQLASLVLSSEEAARSANAAGHAGVAQAIAGLMLLMPLHRRRGQVYIPLQILSATGLDRDAFLAGEDRPRISAAIEAFAGLGREHLAKARAAGPIAPSVFPAFLPATLAEPVLLKAQKFGAFLFDRPLQPPQWRRQLSMALAAYRRKI; this is translated from the coding sequence ATGACGGAAGCCAATATTGCGACGAACCAGGATATCTGCCTGGCGATGTTGCGCGACAATGATCGCGACCGCTATCTCGCCTGCCTCCTCTCACCGGAGGACAAGCGCGGGGCGCTTGCAGCCCTCTACGCCTTCAATGCCGAGCTTGCCCGTATCCGCGATCTCGTTCACGAGCCGCTCCCCGGCGAGGTGCGCATGCAATATTGGCGCGATCTGCTGGAAGGCAGCGCGCATGGTTCGACGGCGGCCAATCCCGTCGCCTCAGCCCTTCTGACGGCGATCGAAACCCATCGGTTGCCGCGCAAGACGCTGGTCGACATGATCGAGGCCCGCACCTTCGACCTCTATGACGACCCGATGGAAACGCGGCTTTCTCTTGAAGGCTATGCCGGCGAAACGGCATCCGCCCTGATCCAGCTCGCAAGCCTTGTGCTTTCGTCGGAAGAAGCTGCCCGGTCAGCCAATGCCGCTGGCCATGCCGGTGTTGCCCAGGCGATCGCCGGCCTGATGCTGCTGATGCCGCTGCATCGCCGACGCGGCCAGGTCTATATTCCGCTGCAGATCCTTTCGGCGACCGGTCTTGACCGCGATGCCTTCCTCGCTGGCGAAGACAGGCCGCGCATTTCCGCCGCTATCGAGGCTTTCGCCGGCCTCGGTCGCGAGCATCTGGCAAAGGCGAGGGCTGCCGGGCCGATCGCGCCTTCGGTCTTTCCAGCCTTTTTGCCGGCAACGCTTGCCGAACCGGTGCTCCTCAAGGCGCAGAAGTTTGGCGCTTTCCTGTTCGACCGGCCCCTGCAGCCGCCGCAGTGGCGCCGCCAGCTGAGCATGGCGCTGGCCGCATACCGCCGGAAAATCTGA
- the secDF gene encoding protein translocase subunit SecDF — MLHFSRWKTLLIWLVAFAAIIIAAPNLLTEAQRSSLPGWLRHDRLTLGLDLQGGSHIVLKVERSDIVKDRLEEVVANVRNALRGAGIRYTGLTGNGQTVTVRITDPAETQKAVDLLKLLTAAGGRSVPDVALQQGGEGQLSLQISDAGITTDVASARSRSLDIVSRRIAGFGYDNFLVRPDGADRIVVQVLGSVDAERLKNLLNQPAKLSFHLIDESMSGQEALNGRWPVTSEVLYSLDDPPVPYLVDRTAFANGGNMVDIQPVVDPQTQDTSIAYRLDTEGKARLAEVTGQNIGKHLAIVFDDQVMSAPVIDAAITSGEGSISANFSEDGVRDLAVMLRAGALPATLTSVEERSVSQSFGAESIFSGLVASLVAVVLVAALMIALYRILGIIAIVSLFFNLVLIVAALSLAGATLTLPGIAGIVLIVGMAVDSNVLIYERIREEEKTAHSFAEAVGRGFSRAFATIVDANVTIFIAAIILFFLGSESIRGFAVTLAVGILTTVFTAFTLTRSIVAVWLNRRHPRHLPKSVLTHLFEHANIRFMGIRRYVFTVSAVVSLIAMAAFATVGLHLGIDFTGGSLIEVTAKQGDADIADLSARLNDLNLGEVRVERTGGPSNARIRIASQGGGENAEQSAATLVRGELEADYDFRRVEVVGPSISGELTLMATLGVLAALAAILIYIWVRFEWQFAVGAIIATLHDVIIMLGLFVLTGIEFNLTSIAAVLTIVGYSLNDTVVVYDRMRENLQRYRKMPLPILIDASINQTLSRTVLTAATTLLALLALYLFGGDVIRSFTFAMLFGVALGTFSSIYIAAPVLIVFRLRPETPGGEESNKTDAGVRSGTVV; from the coding sequence ATGTTGCATTTTTCCCGCTGGAAAACACTTCTGATTTGGCTGGTCGCCTTTGCGGCCATCATCATCGCTGCGCCGAATCTGCTGACCGAGGCGCAGCGCTCCTCCCTTCCAGGCTGGCTGCGGCATGACCGCTTGACCCTCGGTCTCGATCTGCAGGGTGGCTCGCATATCGTCCTGAAGGTCGAGCGCTCCGATATCGTCAAGGATCGCCTGGAAGAGGTGGTCGCAAATGTGCGCAACGCTCTGCGTGGCGCAGGCATCCGTTATACCGGGTTGACCGGCAACGGCCAAACGGTCACAGTGCGGATCACCGATCCGGCAGAGACGCAGAAAGCAGTCGATCTCCTGAAGCTTTTGACGGCGGCGGGCGGACGGTCGGTACCCGATGTCGCCTTGCAGCAGGGCGGGGAGGGGCAGCTCTCGCTGCAGATTTCCGATGCCGGCATTACGACCGATGTTGCCTCGGCCCGCAGCCGCTCGCTCGATATCGTCAGCCGTCGCATCGCGGGATTCGGCTACGACAATTTCCTTGTTCGCCCCGATGGCGCCGACCGGATCGTCGTGCAGGTGCTGGGATCGGTCGACGCGGAGCGGCTGAAGAACCTCTTGAACCAGCCGGCCAAGCTTTCCTTTCATTTGATCGATGAAAGCATGTCGGGTCAGGAGGCGCTGAACGGCCGCTGGCCGGTGACGTCAGAGGTCCTCTATTCGCTGGATGATCCGCCGGTTCCCTATCTCGTCGACCGCACCGCCTTCGCCAACGGCGGCAACATGGTCGATATCCAGCCGGTCGTCGATCCGCAGACGCAGGATACCTCGATTGCCTATCGTCTCGATACGGAAGGCAAAGCGCGGCTGGCTGAGGTGACAGGGCAGAATATCGGCAAACACCTGGCCATCGTCTTCGACGATCAGGTGATGTCGGCGCCGGTCATCGATGCGGCGATCACAAGCGGCGAGGGCAGTATTTCTGCGAATTTCTCCGAGGATGGCGTTCGCGATCTGGCGGTGATGCTGCGGGCCGGCGCCTTGCCGGCGACGCTGACCAGTGTCGAGGAGCGTAGCGTCAGCCAGAGCTTTGGCGCCGAATCCATCTTTTCCGGGCTCGTTGCCAGCCTTGTCGCCGTTGTGCTGGTCGCCGCATTGATGATTGCGCTCTATCGCATTCTTGGCATCATCGCGATCGTCTCGCTGTTCTTCAACCTGGTCCTCATCGTCGCGGCGCTCAGCCTTGCCGGCGCGACGCTCACCTTGCCGGGAATTGCCGGCATCGTGCTGATCGTCGGCATGGCGGTCGATTCCAACGTACTGATCTACGAGCGTATCCGCGAAGAGGAGAAAACCGCCCATTCCTTTGCGGAGGCCGTCGGTCGCGGCTTCTCTCGCGCGTTCGCAACGATCGTCGACGCCAATGTCACGATCTTCATCGCCGCCATCATCCTCTTTTTCCTCGGCAGCGAATCCATCCGCGGTTTCGCGGTGACGCTGGCGGTCGGCATCCTGACGACGGTCTTCACAGCTTTCACGCTGACACGCTCGATCGTCGCCGTGTGGCTGAACCGGCGCCATCCCCGGCATTTGCCGAAAAGCGTCCTGACGCATCTTTTCGAGCATGCCAATATTCGCTTCATGGGCATTCGGCGTTACGTCTTTACGGTGTCGGCGGTTGTCTCGCTGATCGCCATGGCCGCCTTTGCCACCGTTGGCCTGCATCTCGGCATCGATTTCACCGGCGGCTCGCTCATCGAGGTGACGGCAAAGCAGGGCGATGCCGACATCGCCGATCTCAGCGCGCGCCTCAACGACCTCAATCTCGGCGAAGTCAGGGTCGAGCGCACGGGTGGGCCATCGAATGCGCGCATCCGCATCGCTTCCCAGGGCGGCGGCGAGAATGCCGAGCAATCGGCTGCGACGCTGGTGCGCGGCGAGCTCGAGGCGGATTATGATTTCCGCCGGGTCGAAGTCGTCGGCCCCTCCATTTCGGGCGAACTGACGCTGATGGCGACGCTCGGCGTGCTGGCCGCCCTTGCGGCGATCCTGATTTACATCTGGGTCCGCTTCGAATGGCAGTTCGCGGTCGGCGCCATCATCGCCACGCTGCATGACGTCATCATTATGCTCGGTCTCTTTGTCCTCACCGGCATCGAGTTCAACCTGACGAGCATCGCCGCGGTGCTGACCATCGTCGGTTACTCTCTGAACGACACGGTCGTGGTCTATGACCGAATGCGCGAAAACCTCCAGCGATACAGGAAAATGCCGCTGCCGATCCTGATCGATGCCTCGATCAACCAGACGCTGTCGCGCACCGTCCTGACGGCGGCGACGACGCTGCTCGCCTTGCTTGCGCTCTATCTCTTCGGGGGCGATGTCATTCGCTCCTTCACCTTCGCGATGCTCTTCGGCGTCGCTCTCGGTACTTTCTCTTCGATCTATATCGCCGCTCCCGTATTGATCGTCTTCAGGCTGCGGCCCGAGACTCCCGGCGGGGAAGAGAGCAACAAGACGGATGCTGGTGTAAGATCCGGCACGGTGGTTTGA